The following are from one region of the Coffea eugenioides isolate CCC68of chromosome 2, Ceug_1.0, whole genome shotgun sequence genome:
- the LOC113760363 gene encoding uncharacterized protein LOC113760363, translating to MPDDEFSLLNSEAAVMYMFGMFRDEPYIHIYVGEVNDNGDVENNNGNQQDGVEAVGNSNINANQGVGTGNDGLGVGGVNDNVEPEVDHDVNESETESDNSYTPESEQSSEYDSDFDYFLDGDTLSDNCDIGDDTTEVTSGLDSNINLGQYQQYVELISGDYRAFVEARKEGKFVEHENIVDAEVLETAIQSSDDENREQFPEFNEERDMVDPKIVVGLIFPTTHVFRKAIRMYSILIGFELKFQKNDSNKIIAICNRECGWRIYASYYRKTKAMQVKSLKGTPHRCPWSYKNVSANSRWLAEHFKKELADDPDWKLKGFRKTIKRKFKLRVSRWKVYRAKKHAQSEMFGDHKKQYARLRDYCATIMLKNPGSAAYVMTEVVPTSVNPIFQRMFVMFGAQKDGFISGCRPVIGLDACHLKGRLGGHLMHAVGRDGNNQMYPIAMACVESECKESWHWFLELLTTHIGSPVDMNWVFISDRQKGLVETFDVLFPGVEHRFCVRHMYANFKLRFKDKALRDIMWAAARAYETDGWSQKMRELQVANREAYDWLSAIPANLWSRCMFNPRSKCDLLSNNVSESFNQYIKEAREEPILSMFEAIRRLIMCSYQEKREFISKVKGKICPRIHDKVEEIKARAMEYEAVQAGQGIWEITGYARHKVVNLNARTCTCREWDITGVPCVHACAAIIDSDREPADLIHPYYSIEYYCRAYKGMIVPIPEEGLWVQTSGLPIQPPKLRRRPGRPRKLRRKSADELVNNDVVTRKGTIAHCSNCNMPGHNKKTCKQPRQDESATQTRRGGGTAPPKNIGGRPRTVNVDTQNANVNMTGGNGRGNRRGRGNGRGRGNGRGVESSIRGGARGKRGRGEFSGCPPPLSGFGNWNGIGMSDGRNFIPSDMVARMAMQSHNTSETRTVQMWTNDPLTGGSQLSTNTNANEGSIPTTQMLFVIAHAVAVDG from the exons ATGCCGGATGATGAATTTTCCTTACTCAATAGTGAAGCAGCAGTCATGTATATGTTTGGGATGTTTAGGGATGAACCATACATTCATATCTATGTTGGAGAGGTAAATGATAATGGGGATGTAGAAAATAATAATGGGAATCAGCAAGATGGTGTTGAAGCTGTAGGTAATAGCAATATAAATGCTAATCAGGGAGTTGGGACTGGTAATGATGGTTTAGGGGTTGGTGGGGTGAATGATAATGTTGAACCAGAGGTTGATCATGATGTGAATGAATCAGAAACAGAATCTGATAACTCATACACACCTGAAAGTGAGCAATCTTCTGAATATGACTCAGATTTTGATTATTTCTTAGATGGGGACACATTAAGTGATAACTGTGATATTGGTGATGATACTACTGAGGTAACTAGTGGGCTGGATAGCAATATTAACTTAGGACAGTACCAACAATATGTTGAATTAATTAGTGGTGATTATAGAGCCTTTGTTGAGGCTAGGAAAGAGGGTAAGTTTGTTGAGCATGAAAATATTGTTGATGCTGAAGTACTTGAAACTGCCATTCAGTCCTCTGATGATGAAAATAGAGAACAATTTCCTGAATTTAATGAGGAAAGAGACATGGTTGATCCTAAAATTGTGGTAGGCCTCATTTTCCCAACCACACATGTGTTTAGAAAGGCAATTCGAATGTATTCCATCCTTATAGGTTTTGAGTTGAAGTTCCAAAAGAATGATAGTAACAAAATCATTGCAATATGCAATAGAGAATGTGGTTGGAGAATATATGCGAGTTATTATAGGAAAACTAAAGCAATGCAGGTGAAGAGCTTGAAAGGCACCCCTCATAGATGTCCTTGGTCTTATAAGAATGTTAGTGCAAATTCAAGATGGTTGGCTGAACACTTCAAAAAGGAATTGGCTGATGATCCTGACTGGAAACTTAAGGGATTTCGAAAGACAATTAAAAGAAAGTTCAAATTAAGAGTTTCTAGATGGAAGGTGTATAGGGCCAAGAAACATGCACAATCTGAAATGTTTGGGGATCATAAGAAACAATATGCCAGACTAAGAGATTATTGTGCAACTATTATGCTGAAAAATCCTGGTTCTGCAGCCTATGTTATGACAGAAGTTGTTCCAACATCTGTCAATCCCATATTTCAGAGAATGTTTGTTATGTTTGGGGCACAAAAGGATGGTTTTATAAGTGGCTGCAGACCAGTTATAGGTTTAGATGCTTGCCATCTCAAAGGAAGACTTGGGGGACATCTAATGCATGCTGTTGGGAGGGATGGAAATAATCAGATGTATCCTATAGCAATGGCATGCGTGGAATCTGAATGTAAGGAAAGCTGGCATTGGTTTCTAGAACTTCTGACTACTCATATTGGATCACCAGTTGACATGAATTGGGTGTTCATTTCTGACAGACAAAAG GGTCTGGTTGAGACATTTGATGTGCTGTTTCCTGGGGTGGAACATAGGTTCTGTGTTAGGCATATGTATGCCAATTTCAAACTGAGGTTTAAGGACAAGGCACTTAGGGATATCATGTGGGCTGCTGCACGAGCATATGAGACAGATGGATGGTCACAAAAGATGAGAGAACTCCAGGTTGCTAATAGGGAAGCTTATGACTGGTTGAGTGCTATTCCAGCTAATCTTTGGTCAAGGTGCATGTTCAATCCAAGATCAAAATGTGATCTTTTGAGTAACAACGTTAGTGAATCCTTCAACCAGTATATTAAAGAGGCAAGGGAGGAGCCAATTTTATCTATGTTTGAAGCAATTAGAAGACTGATTATGTGTAGCtaccaagaaaagagagagttcATATCTAAGGTCAAAGGAAAAATTTGTCCAAGAATCCATGATAAAGTGGAGGAAATTAAGGCACGAGCAATGGAATATGAAGCTGTTCAAGCTGGTCAAGGCATATGGGAGATCACAGGCTATGCAAGGCACAAAGTTGTTAATCTGAATGCAAGAACGTGTACTTGTAGAGAATGGGATATAACTGGTGTTCCTTGTGTACATGCATGTGCAGCAATTATAGATTCTGATCGAGAACCAGCAGACCTTATCCATCCATATTATAGTATAGAGTACTATTGTAGAGCTTATAAGGGTATGATAGTTCCTATTCCAGAAGAGGGTCTATGGGTTCAAACAAGTGGCCTGCCTAttcaaccaccaaaactaaGGAGAAGACCTGGTAGACCAAGAAAGCTACGAAGAAAAAGTGCAGATGAGCTTGTGAATAATGATGTGGTAACCAGAAAGGGTACTATAGCCCACTGCAGCAACTGTAATATGCCTGGTCATAATAAGAAGACATGCAAGCAACCAAGACAG GATGAAAGTGCCACTCAAACAAGAAGGGGAGGAGGTACAGCCCCTCCAAAAAATATTGGTGGAAGACCGAGAACGGTTAATGTGGACACACAGAATGCTAATGTCAATATGACTGGTGGCAATGGAAGGGGTAATAGAAGGGGCAGAGGTAATGGTAGGGGAAGAGGTAATGGTAGGGGAGTGGAATCCTCAATTAGAGGTGGGGCAAGAGGGAAAAGAGGGAGAGGTGAATTTTCAGGATGTCCTCCACCGCTTTCTGGATTTGGAAATTGGAATGGTATTGGCATGTCTGATGGCAGAAATTTCATCCCATCTGATATG GTGGCAAGGATGGCCATGCAATCTCATAACACTTCTGAAACCCGGACAGTTCAAATG TGGACAAATGACCCCCTGACCGGAGGCTCACAATTGAGCACTAATACCAATGCTAATGAGGGTAGTATACCCACTACTCAG ATGCTCTTTGTAATTGCTCATGCTGTTGCTGTAGATGGTTAA
- the LOC113761061 gene encoding calcium-binding protein KIC, giving the protein MENNTNSGITESTEYEDLLPVMAEKLDVDTFVGELCGGFGLLADTTSGLITSASLRNNCALLGMEGLSREDAEAMVKEGDLDGDGALNQTEFCILMVRLSPGMMQDAEAWLDKAIAQELGHASA; this is encoded by the coding sequence ATGGAAAATAATACCAACTCGGGAATAACGGAGTCAACCGAATATGAAGACTTGTTGCCTGTGATGGCGGAAAAGCTAGACGTGGATACGTTTGTGGGGGAACTTTGTGGAGGGTTCGGGCTTCTGGCAGACACAACAAGCGGCCTGATCACATCGGCCAGCCTGCGCAACAACTGTGCCCTCCTGGGCATGGAAGGACTGAGCAGAGAGGACGCAGAGGCTATGGTGAAAGAAGGAGACCTGGATGGAGATGGAGCCCTCAATCAGACAGAGTTCTGCATCCTCATGGTCAGACTTAGCCCGGGGATGATGCAAGATGCTGAGGCCTGGCTTGACAAGGCAATTGCTCAAGAGCTGGGACACGCCTCCGCTTAG